Proteins from a genomic interval of bacterium:
- a CDS encoding DsrE family protein → MAKTTKMAFLVQRLGYKSENPKLALTHAIASQTVDIYLEDGDAVVPVVAFVGEGVLNCKNNQKAMETYGITSTENHLQNALLCDLKILVCKEDLARFGVAEADMPDASAMGADTTVQVVPWETIHAELKGADHLLFF, encoded by the coding sequence ATGGCCAAGACGACGAAGATGGCGTTCCTCGTGCAGCGCCTGGGCTACAAGAGCGAGAACCCGAAGCTCGCGCTGACCCACGCCATCGCGAGCCAGACCGTCGACATCTACCTCGAGGACGGTGACGCGGTCGTGCCGGTGGTCGCCTTCGTGGGCGAGGGCGTGCTCAACTGCAAGAACAACCAGAAGGCCATGGAGACGTACGGGATCACGAGCACGGAGAACCACCTGCAGAACGCGCTGCTCTGCGACCTGAAGATCCTCGTCTGCAAGGAGGACCTCGCGCGCTTCGGGGTGGCCGAGGCGGACATGCCCGACGCCTCGGCGATGGGCGCGGACACGACGGTGCAGGTGGTCCCGTGGGAGACGATCCACGCCGAGCTCAAGGGCGCGGATCATCTCCTCTTCTTCTAG
- a CDS encoding DsrE family protein, giving the protein MAKLTIGCFSSLVGSMSLDFAVRLAEAAVEKGHQVDFWVSGNGTSLSKKGQKAFKDYSYLDKRLRAAMEKGLNCCACEACAEARGFHKEDTFDHPKFIRKSMDWYLASCHAADRVLHIGGE; this is encoded by the coding sequence CTGACGATCGGTTGTTTCTCGTCCCTCGTGGGCTCGATGTCGCTGGACTTCGCCGTCCGGCTGGCGGAGGCCGCCGTCGAGAAGGGGCACCAGGTGGACTTCTGGGTGTCGGGCAACGGCACGTCGCTCTCGAAGAAGGGGCAGAAGGCCTTCAAGGACTACTCCTACCTCGACAAGCGGCTGCGCGCGGCGATGGAGAAGGGCCTGAACTGCTGCGCCTGCGAGGCCTGCGCCGAGGCGCGCGGCTTCCACAAGGAGGACACGTTCGACCACCCGAAATTCATCCGCAAGAGCATGGACTGGTACCTGGCGAGCTGCCACGCGGCCGACCGGGTGCTGCACATCGGAGGTGAGTGA